In Pseudomonas poae, a single genomic region encodes these proteins:
- the phoR gene encoding phosphate regulon sensor histidine kinase PhoR — protein sequence MNQNWHGTLIRHMLLLITGCLLVGLISGYYGWSLAIGIGLYLGWTLKQLLRLHEWLRQHKPDEAPPDGYGLWGEVFDSIYHLQRRDQRVRGRLQAVIDRVQESTAALKDAVIMLDSDGNLEWWNRAAETLLGLKTPQDSGQPVTNLVRHPRFKEYFEQENYEEALEIPSPTNDRVRIQLYLTRYGNNEHLMLVRDVTRIHQLEQMRKDFVANVSHELRTPLTVICGYLETLLDNVEEINPRWSRALQQMQQQGSRMQTLLNDLLLLAKLEATDYPSDNHPVTVQSLLQTIKNDAQALSGQRGQQITLEADPQVLLKGSEGELRSAFSNLVFNAVKYTQDKGNIRIRWWADEHGAHLSVQDSGIGIDAKHLPRLTERFYRVDSSRNSNTGGTGLGLAIVKHVLLRHRARLEISSVLGHGSTFTCHFPPAQVTRTRLVGNDE from the coding sequence GTGAACCAAAACTGGCATGGCACCCTGATCCGCCACATGCTTTTGCTGATCACCGGCTGCCTGCTGGTAGGCCTGATCAGCGGCTACTACGGCTGGAGCCTGGCCATCGGCATCGGCCTGTACCTGGGCTGGACCCTAAAGCAGCTACTACGCCTGCACGAATGGCTGCGCCAGCACAAACCCGATGAAGCGCCACCTGACGGCTATGGCCTGTGGGGCGAGGTGTTCGACAGCATCTACCACTTGCAGCGCCGCGACCAACGGGTCCGCGGGCGCCTGCAAGCGGTGATCGACCGGGTGCAAGAGTCCACCGCCGCGCTGAAAGACGCGGTGATCATGCTCGACAGCGATGGCAACCTGGAATGGTGGAACCGCGCCGCCGAGACCCTGCTGGGCCTCAAGACGCCCCAAGACAGCGGCCAGCCGGTGACCAACCTGGTGCGTCACCCACGCTTCAAGGAGTACTTCGAACAGGAGAACTACGAAGAAGCGCTGGAAATTCCCTCGCCCACCAACGACCGCGTACGCATCCAGCTGTACCTGACGCGCTACGGCAACAATGAACACCTGATGCTGGTACGCGATGTCACCCGCATCCATCAGTTGGAACAGATGCGCAAAGACTTCGTCGCCAACGTCTCCCATGAGTTGCGCACGCCATTGACGGTGATCTGCGGCTACCTGGAAACCCTGCTGGACAACGTCGAAGAGATCAACCCACGCTGGAGCCGTGCCCTGCAGCAGATGCAGCAACAGGGCTCACGCATGCAAACCCTGCTCAATGACCTGCTGTTGCTGGCCAAGCTGGAAGCCACGGACTACCCGTCGGACAACCATCCGGTGACCGTACAAAGCCTGTTGCAGACCATCAAGAACGACGCCCAGGCCCTCTCCGGCCAGCGCGGCCAGCAGATCACCCTGGAAGCCGACCCACAGGTGTTGCTCAAGGGCAGCGAGGGCGAGTTACGCAGCGCGTTCTCCAACCTGGTGTTCAACGCGGTGAAGTACACCCAGGACAAAGGCAATATCCGCATCCGCTGGTGGGCCGACGAACACGGCGCGCACTTGAGCGTGCAGGACTCCGGCATCGGCATCGACGCCAAGCACCTGCCGCGCCTGACCGAGCGTTTCTACCGCGTCGACTCCAGCCGCAACTCCAACACAGGCGGCACCGGGCTGGGCCTGGCCATCGTCAAGCATGTACTGCTGCGCCACCGCGCGCGCTTGGAAATCAGCAGTGTGCTGGGCCATGGCAGTACGTTCACCTGCCATTTTCCGCCAGCTCAGGTGACGCGCACACGGCTGGTCGGGAATGATGAATAA
- a CDS encoding rubredoxin, which yields MKKWQCVVCGLIYDEKDGWPDDGIAPGTLWQDVPEDWLCPDCGVGKMDFEMIEIG from the coding sequence ATGAAGAAGTGGCAATGTGTAGTCTGCGGCCTGATCTATGACGAAAAAGACGGCTGGCCGGATGACGGAATCGCTCCAGGCACCCTGTGGCAAGACGTTCCCGAAGACTGGCTGTGCCCGGACTGCGGCGTGGGCAAGATGGATTTCGAAATGATCGAAATCGGCTGA
- a CDS encoding chorismate lyase, producing MPHSTALPAACQWLTQSLLAPAPAPLTLNWLFNEDSLTRRLTWLSNDGFSVTPLFEGWQPLRDDECAALKLAPTTVGWVREVYLRGHGQPWVFARSVASRSALQGDGLHMDELGSRSLGELLFCDQAFTRQAIEVCHYPRQWLPTADQADGLWGRRSRFDRGALSVLVAEIFLPSFWHALHDHPENC from the coding sequence GTGCCGCACTCAACCGCCCTTCCCGCTGCTTGCCAATGGCTGACCCAGAGCCTTCTGGCCCCCGCGCCCGCGCCTCTGACCCTCAATTGGCTGTTCAATGAAGACTCGTTGACGCGGCGGCTGACCTGGCTGTCCAACGACGGTTTCAGCGTGACGCCGCTGTTTGAAGGTTGGCAGCCGCTGCGAGACGACGAATGCGCCGCCCTGAAACTGGCCCCGACCACTGTCGGCTGGGTACGCGAGGTGTATTTGCGCGGGCATGGCCAGCCGTGGGTGTTCGCCCGCAGCGTGGCGTCCCGCAGTGCGTTGCAGGGCGATGGCTTGCACATGGATGAACTGGGCAGCCGCTCCCTGGGGGAGTTGCTGTTCTGTGACCAGGCGTTCACCCGCCAGGCAATCGAAGTGTGCCATTACCCGCGACAGTGGTTGCCCACGGCGGACCAGGCCGACGGGCTGTGGGGCCGTCGCTCGCGCTTTGATCGCGGTGCTCTGAGCGTGCTGGTCGCGGAGATCTTCCTGCCGAGCTTTTGGCACGCGCTGCACGACCACCCGGAGAACTGCTGA
- a CDS encoding XRE family transcriptional regulator translates to MKNQKFDGERFSNVWDALEESPEQAANMRLRSKLLRELCQTIRSWELSQKDAACRLGISQPRLNDVLTGKIDKLSLDALVNLSAAAQMDVDICFNGLFVYITRSVPGLPGLPLPRFSGHDPLQIHRCQWRGVFQ, encoded by the coding sequence ATGAAAAATCAAAAATTTGACGGCGAACGCTTCAGCAACGTTTGGGATGCTCTGGAAGAGTCACCCGAGCAAGCCGCCAATATGCGGCTGCGTTCAAAACTGCTCCGGGAATTGTGCCAGACCATTCGTAGCTGGGAGCTTTCTCAAAAAGATGCAGCGTGCAGGCTGGGCATCAGTCAGCCCCGACTAAACGACGTCCTCACTGGCAAGATCGACAAGCTCTCTCTGGATGCCCTGGTCAATCTGTCAGCGGCTGCCCAAATGGACGTGGATATTTGTTTCAACGGGCTGTTTGTCTACATTACCCGTTCCGTTCCAGGTTTACCAGGATTGCCGCTACCACGATTCTCAGGCCATGACCCTCTACAAATCCACCGATGCCAATGGCGTGGTGTTTTTCAGTGA
- a CDS encoding HDOD domain-containing protein, which translates to MSEVALATAPLTAPPVIRALLAKLAISYTEVAEQPGLNPARKVQAVLLEDAVGALMVLFPQNQLLDLNRLAELTGRRLTAVSPDRVERMLGKHDLSLLPGLPALTSSPCLYEGSLLNEPSLLVHSGEAGLLLEISSADFKTMLTKASAGHFGEPLSNIRPNLDRPNDDREEITQAMQAFTARRIQQRLEATIEIPPLADTAQKIIKLRVDPNATIDDITGVVETDPALAAQVVSWAASPYYASPGKIRSVEDAIVRVLGFDLVINLALGLALGKTLSLPKDHPHQATPYWHQSIYTAAVIEGLTRAMPRAQRPEAGLTYLAGLLHNFGYLLLAHVFPPHFSLICRHLEVNPHLCHSYVEQHLLGISREQIGAWLMRYWDMPDELSTALRFQHDPTYDGQYAEYPNLVCLAVRLLRSRGIGSGPDEAIPDALLERLGLSREKAEEVVGKVLDAEVLLRELASQFSQN; encoded by the coding sequence ATGTCAGAAGTTGCCCTCGCTACAGCCCCACTGACCGCCCCGCCGGTTATTCGGGCTCTGCTCGCAAAACTCGCCATCAGCTACACGGAAGTCGCCGAACAACCTGGCCTGAATCCCGCACGAAAGGTGCAGGCTGTGTTGCTGGAAGATGCGGTGGGCGCACTGATGGTGTTGTTCCCGCAGAACCAACTGCTCGACCTTAACCGCCTCGCCGAACTCACTGGGCGCCGCCTCACAGCTGTATCGCCGGACCGCGTCGAGCGCATGCTCGGCAAGCACGACCTGAGCCTGCTGCCAGGCTTGCCAGCCCTTACCAGTTCGCCCTGCCTGTACGAAGGCAGCCTGCTCAACGAGCCGAGCCTGTTGGTGCACTCTGGCGAAGCCGGGTTGCTGCTGGAAATTTCCAGCGCCGATTTCAAGACCATGCTCACCAAGGCCAGCGCCGGGCACTTTGGCGAGCCACTGAGCAACATCCGCCCCAACCTCGACCGTCCCAACGATGACCGCGAGGAGATCACCCAAGCGATGCAGGCATTCACCGCCCGCCGCATCCAGCAGCGCCTGGAAGCGACCATCGAGATCCCACCGCTGGCCGATACCGCGCAGAAGATCATCAAGCTGCGGGTCGACCCCAACGCCACCATCGACGACATTACCGGTGTAGTGGAAACCGACCCGGCCCTCGCTGCCCAGGTAGTGAGCTGGGCTGCATCGCCGTACTACGCCTCGCCGGGCAAGATTCGTTCAGTGGAAGACGCCATCGTGCGCGTACTGGGCTTCGACCTGGTGATCAACCTGGCCCTCGGCCTGGCCTTGGGCAAAACCTTGAGCCTGCCCAAGGACCACCCGCACCAGGCCACGCCGTACTGGCACCAGTCGATCTACACCGCCGCAGTAATCGAAGGCCTCACCCGTGCGATGCCGCGCGCCCAGCGCCCAGAAGCCGGCCTCACTTACCTGGCCGGCCTGCTGCACAACTTCGGCTACTTGCTACTGGCCCACGTATTCCCGCCGCATTTCTCGCTGATCTGCCGCCACCTGGAGGTCAACCCGCACCTGTGCCACAGCTACGTGGAACAACACCTGCTGGGCATCAGCCGCGAGCAGATCGGTGCGTGGCTGATGCGCTACTGGGACATGCCGGATGAGTTATCCACAGCCCTGCGCTTCCAGCATGACCCGACCTACGACGGCCAATACGCTGAGTACCCGAACCTGGTGTGCCTGGCCGTGCGCCTGCTGCGCAGCCGTGGCATTGGCTCCGGGCCGGACGAAGCCATCCCGGACGCCCTGCTTGAGCGCCTGGGGCTGAGCCGTGAAAAGGCTGAGGAAGTGGTGGGTAAGGTGCTGGATGCCGAGGTGTTGTTGCGCGAGCTGGCCTCGCAGTTCAGCCAGAACTGA
- the phoB gene encoding phosphate regulon transcriptional regulatory protein PhoB — MVGRSILIVDDEAPIREMIAVALEMAGYDCLEAENSQQAHAIIVDRKPDLILLDWMLPGTSGIELARRLKRDELTGDIPIIMLTAKGEEDNKIQGLEVGADDYITKPFSPRELVARLKAVLRRAGPTDGEAPIEVGGLLLDPISHRVTIDGKPAEMGPTEYRLLQFFMTHQERAYTRGQLLDQVWGGNVYVEERTVDVHIRRLRKALGDAYENLVQTVRGTGYRFSTKG, encoded by the coding sequence ATGGTTGGCAGGAGCATTCTGATCGTTGACGACGAAGCGCCCATTCGCGAGATGATCGCCGTCGCGTTGGAAATGGCCGGCTATGACTGCCTGGAGGCGGAAAACTCCCAGCAGGCCCATGCCATTATCGTCGACCGTAAACCGGACCTGATCCTGCTGGACTGGATGCTGCCCGGCACCTCCGGTATCGAATTGGCCCGCCGTCTCAAGCGTGACGAACTGACCGGGGATATCCCGATCATCATGCTTACCGCCAAGGGCGAAGAAGACAACAAGATCCAGGGCCTGGAAGTCGGCGCCGATGACTACATCACCAAGCCGTTTTCCCCACGCGAATTGGTGGCCCGCCTGAAAGCCGTCTTGCGCCGCGCGGGTCCTACCGATGGCGAAGCGCCGATTGAAGTCGGCGGCCTGCTGCTCGACCCCATCAGCCACCGCGTGACCATCGACGGCAAGCCAGCCGAAATGGGCCCTACCGAATACCGCCTGCTGCAATTTTTCATGACCCACCAGGAACGCGCCTACACCCGTGGGCAGTTACTGGACCAGGTCTGGGGCGGCAACGTGTACGTAGAAGAACGCACCGTGGACGTGCATATCCGTCGCCTGCGCAAAGCCTTGGGCGATGCCTACGAGAATCTGGTACAAACCGTGCGCGGCACTGGCTACAGATTCTCCACCAAGGGCTGA
- the phoU gene encoding phosphate signaling complex protein PhoU yields the protein MISKEGLTHHISAQFNAELEEVRSHLLAMGGLVEKQVNDAVTALIEADSGLAQQVREIDDQINQMERNIDEECLRILARRQPAASDLRLIISISKSVIDLERIGDEATKIARRAIQLCEEGEAPRGYVEVRHIGDQVRNMVRDALDAFARFDAELALSVAQYDKIIDREYKTALRELATYMMEDPRSISRVLSIIWVLRSLERIGDHARNISELVIYLVRGTDVRHMGLKRMKAEVEGSADLIPNVPGESDDK from the coding sequence ATGATTAGCAAAGAAGGCCTTACCCATCACATCTCCGCGCAGTTCAACGCCGAGCTTGAGGAAGTGCGCAGCCACCTCCTGGCGATGGGCGGGCTGGTGGAGAAGCAAGTCAACGACGCCGTCACTGCGCTGATCGAGGCTGACTCGGGCCTGGCCCAGCAAGTGCGTGAGATCGATGACCAGATCAACCAGATGGAACGCAACATCGACGAAGAATGCCTGCGCATTCTCGCCCGTCGCCAGCCGGCGGCGTCCGACCTGCGTTTGATCATCAGCATCTCCAAGTCGGTGATCGACCTGGAACGCATCGGTGATGAAGCCACCAAGATCGCACGTCGCGCCATCCAGCTGTGCGAAGAAGGCGAGGCGCCGCGCGGTTACGTGGAAGTGCGCCATATCGGCGACCAGGTGCGCAACATGGTGCGCGACGCGCTCGACGCATTCGCCCGCTTCGACGCCGAACTGGCGTTGTCGGTGGCGCAGTACGACAAGATCATCGACCGCGAATACAAGACCGCCCTGCGTGAGTTGGCCACCTACATGATGGAAGACCCGCGCTCTATCTCGAGGGTCTTGAGCATTATCTGGGTGCTGCGTTCCCTGGAGCGGATCGGCGACCACGCGCGCAATATCTCGGAACTGGTGATTTACCTGGTCCGTGGCACTGACGTACGGCACATGGGCCTCAAGCGCATGAAGGCCGAAGTTGAAGGCTCGGCCGATCTAATCCCTAATGTTCCGGGCGAATCTGACGATAAGTAA
- a CDS encoding FAD-dependent oxidoreductase, which translates to MNAPVVIIGTGLAGYNVAREFRKLDSETPLLLITADDGRSYSKPMLSTGFGKNKEADGLSMAEPGAMAEQLKAEVRTHTRVSGIDPGHKRLWIGEEAVAYRDLILAWGAETVRVPVEGDAAELIFPINDLEDYARFRAAAAGKRRVLLLGAGLIGCEFANDLILGGYEIDLVAPCEQVMPTLLHPAAAAAVQAGLEGLGARFHSGPVLNRLQRTADGLEAHLSDGEVIHCDLVVSAIGLRPRVDLAAAAGLQTNRGVTVDRHLKTSHANIYALGDCAEVDGLNLLYVMPLMSCARALAQTLAGNATAVSYGPMPVTVKTPICPLVVSPPPRGTEGVWSVDGQGADIKALCRDASGRLLGYALTGTAVMEKLALNKELPPLLA; encoded by the coding sequence ATGAACGCACCTGTCGTGATCATCGGCACAGGACTGGCCGGTTACAACGTAGCCCGGGAGTTTCGCAAGCTCGACAGCGAGACCCCATTGCTGCTGATCACCGCGGATGACGGGCGCTCCTACTCCAAGCCCATGCTCTCCACCGGCTTTGGCAAAAACAAGGAAGCCGATGGCCTGAGCATGGCTGAACCCGGTGCCATGGCCGAGCAACTCAAGGCTGAGGTGCGTACCCACACCCGCGTCAGCGGCATCGACCCTGGCCACAAGCGCCTGTGGATTGGCGAGGAGGCCGTGGCATACCGCGACCTGATCCTGGCGTGGGGCGCAGAGACCGTGCGCGTACCGGTGGAAGGTGATGCGGCTGAGCTGATTTTCCCGATTAACGACCTCGAAGACTACGCGCGCTTTCGCGCCGCCGCAGCGGGTAAGCGCCGCGTGCTGTTGCTTGGCGCGGGCCTGATCGGCTGCGAATTTGCAAACGACCTGATCCTTGGCGGCTATGAAATCGACCTGGTGGCGCCGTGCGAGCAAGTCATGCCGACTCTGCTGCATCCGGCGGCGGCTGCTGCGGTCCAGGCTGGCCTGGAAGGCCTCGGCGCGCGCTTCCACTCGGGCCCGGTGCTCAATCGCCTGCAACGCACCGCCGATGGCCTGGAAGCGCACTTGTCGGACGGTGAAGTGATCCACTGCGACCTGGTGGTCTCGGCCATCGGTCTGCGCCCACGGGTTGACCTGGCTGCCGCCGCTGGGCTGCAGACCAACCGTGGCGTCACCGTGGACCGCCACCTCAAGACGTCCCACGCCAATATCTACGCCCTGGGCGACTGCGCCGAGGTCGACGGCCTGAACCTGTTGTACGTGATGCCGCTGATGAGCTGCGCCCGCGCTCTGGCCCAGACCTTGGCCGGCAACGCCACGGCTGTCAGCTACGGCCCGATGCCGGTCACCGTGAAAACCCCGATTTGCCCACTGGTCGTCTCGCCACCCCCACGCGGTACCGAAGGCGTATGGAGCGTCGACGGTCAAGGCGCCGACATCAAGGCCCTGTGCCGCGACGCCAGCGGTCGCCTGCTGGGCTACGCGCTGACCGGCACTGCAGTGATGGAAAAACTGGCCCTCAACAAAGAACTTCCGCCGCTGCTGGCGTAA
- the pstA gene encoding phosphate ABC transporter permease PstA, producing MKQNSLNGWFKSGAPGVWISGGAVSIAVIMTIGLLAVIAVRGLGHFWPADLIQANYNVPGQENHIVIGEVVQKEEVPRERLKSAGLSVPDQGPEFMTRELIKVGNRDLNGNDFTWIVGEWLKDQTKPADLMAIERREWGNFYGTLVNVKQDGKVVAEGAAAWPELQARVERVNKLAAQLKTLEKSDIGAINAGLERIRLHGRKLELEGKLDAAAQADMDADRAELNARYQDIEARLTDLHTQFNRDALTARDGNGKEVEIGIGKVVHAYQPNAMGTFTKIGFYFSKVWEFLSDDPREANTEGGIFPAIFGTVMMTLIMAMIVTPFGVLAAVYLREYAKQNALTRIIRIAVNNLAGVPAIVYGVFGLGFFVYVLGGSVDRLFFAEALPAPTFGTPGLLWASLTLALLAVPVVIVATEEGLARIPRTVREGSLALGATKAETLWKIVLPMASPAMMTGMILAVARAAGEVAPLMLVGVVKLAPSLPLDGNYPYLHLDQKIMHLGFHIYDVGFQSPNVEAARPLVYATALLLVLVIATLNLSAVWIRNHLREKIQSVSWSWLACDGITAG from the coding sequence GTGAAACAGAACTCCCTGAATGGATGGTTCAAGAGCGGCGCTCCCGGCGTCTGGATCAGCGGTGGCGCGGTGTCCATCGCGGTCATCATGACCATTGGTTTGCTGGCGGTGATTGCCGTGCGTGGCCTGGGCCACTTCTGGCCGGCCGACCTGATCCAGGCCAACTACAACGTGCCCGGCCAGGAAAACCATATCGTCATCGGCGAAGTGGTGCAGAAAGAAGAAGTGCCGCGTGAACGCCTGAAAAGCGCTGGCCTGTCGGTGCCGGACCAAGGCCCGGAATTCATGACCCGCGAGCTGATCAAGGTCGGCAACCGCGACCTGAACGGCAACGACTTCACTTGGATCGTCGGCGAGTGGTTGAAAGACCAGACCAAGCCTGCCGACCTGATGGCCATCGAGCGGCGTGAGTGGGGCAACTTCTACGGCACGCTGGTCAACGTCAAGCAGGATGGCAAGGTCGTCGCCGAAGGCGCAGCGGCCTGGCCGGAGCTGCAAGCCCGTGTCGAACGCGTGAACAAGCTGGCTGCCCAGTTGAAGACGCTTGAGAAGTCCGACATCGGCGCGATCAACGCCGGTCTTGAACGCATCCGCCTGCACGGTCGCAAGCTGGAGCTGGAAGGCAAGCTCGACGCCGCCGCCCAAGCCGACATGGATGCCGACCGTGCCGAGCTGAACGCCCGCTACCAGGACATCGAAGCACGCCTGACCGACCTGCACACCCAGTTCAACCGCGACGCGCTCACGGCCCGTGACGGCAATGGCAAGGAAGTGGAAATCGGCATCGGCAAAGTGGTGCACGCCTACCAGCCGAACGCCATGGGCACCTTCACCAAGATCGGCTTCTACTTCAGCAAGGTCTGGGAATTCCTCAGCGACGACCCACGGGAAGCCAACACCGAAGGCGGGATTTTTCCGGCCATCTTCGGCACCGTGATGATGACCCTGATCATGGCGATGATCGTGACGCCGTTTGGCGTGCTGGCAGCGGTGTACCTGCGTGAATACGCCAAGCAGAACGCCCTGACCCGCATCATCCGCATTGCGGTGAACAACCTGGCCGGTGTACCGGCTATCGTCTACGGCGTGTTCGGCCTGGGCTTCTTCGTGTATGTACTGGGTGGCTCGGTTGACCGCCTGTTCTTTGCCGAAGCCCTGCCGGCGCCGACCTTCGGCACGCCGGGCCTGTTGTGGGCCTCGCTGACCCTGGCGCTGCTGGCGGTGCCGGTGGTGATCGTGGCCACCGAAGAAGGCCTGGCGCGCATTCCGCGCACCGTGCGTGAAGGTTCCTTGGCACTGGGTGCGACCAAGGCGGAAACGCTGTGGAAGATCGTGCTGCCCATGGCCAGCCCGGCGATGATGACCGGCATGATCCTCGCCGTGGCGCGCGCCGCTGGCGAAGTGGCGCCGCTGATGCTGGTAGGTGTAGTGAAGCTGGCGCCGTCGCTGCCGCTTGACGGCAACTACCCGTACCTGCACCTGGACCAGAAGATCATGCACCTGGGCTTCCATATTTATGACGTCGGCTTCCAGAGCCCCAACGTCGAAGCGGCACGGCCGCTGGTGTACGCCACTGCCTTGCTGCTGGTGCTGGTGATCGCCACGCTCAACTTGTCGGCAGTGTGGATTCGTAACCACCTGCGTGAAAAAATACAAAGCGTTAGCTGGAGCTGGCTTGCCTGCGATGGCATCACCGCGGGTTGA
- a CDS encoding helicase yields MKFRLLLWVLGLMMGKASRTNPAFQQQLGDKDLAFQLQTLDGKVARHFIVKDQRIISRSGVHPSPAFAIAFKDAAYGFATMQAKNKQLAFMTGIQDKSIQIKGNPALVIWFQGLTKYLKPKKKK; encoded by the coding sequence ATGAAATTTCGTCTTCTCCTCTGGGTGCTGGGCCTGATGATGGGCAAAGCCAGCCGCACCAATCCTGCCTTCCAGCAACAGCTGGGTGACAAAGACCTGGCGTTCCAGTTGCAGACCCTCGACGGCAAGGTCGCTCGTCACTTCATCGTCAAAGACCAACGCATCATCAGCCGTTCGGGTGTTCACCCGTCGCCTGCGTTTGCGATCGCGTTCAAGGACGCCGCCTACGGCTTCGCCACGATGCAGGCGAAAAACAAGCAACTGGCGTTCATGACGGGGATTCAGGACAAGTCGATCCAGATCAAGGGCAACCCGGCGCTGGTGATCTGGTTCCAGGGGTTGACCAAGTATTTGAAGCCGAAGAAAAAGAAGTAG
- a CDS encoding 4-hydroxybenzoate octaprenyltransferase: MYQRLLKSLNRLNPRAWDFIQLTRMDKPIGIYLLLWPTLWALWIAGKGSPSLINILIFVLGVVLTRAGGCVINDWADRKVDGHVKRTEQRPLVSGKISSKEALVFFAVLMGISFLLVLLTNATTILLSLGGLALAASYPFMKRYTYYPQVVLGAAFSWGMPMAFTAETGSLPAAAWLLYIANLLWTVGYDTYYAMTDRDDDLKIGVKSTAILFGDADRVIILTLQGLSLVCLLLAGSRFELGGWFHLGLLAAAGCFAWEFWYTRDKDRMKCFKAFLHNHWAGLAIFVGIVLDYALR, translated from the coding sequence ATGTATCAACGTCTGCTCAAGTCCTTGAACCGTCTGAACCCCAGGGCCTGGGATTTCATTCAGTTGACGCGCATGGACAAACCCATCGGCATCTACCTGCTGCTGTGGCCGACGCTGTGGGCGTTGTGGATTGCTGGCAAGGGCTCGCCCTCACTCATCAACATCCTGATTTTCGTGCTCGGCGTGGTGCTGACCCGTGCCGGCGGCTGCGTGATCAATGACTGGGCCGACCGCAAGGTCGACGGTCATGTGAAGCGCACGGAGCAACGCCCATTGGTAAGCGGCAAGATCAGCTCGAAAGAAGCGCTGGTATTTTTTGCGGTGCTGATGGGCATCAGCTTCCTGCTGGTGCTGCTGACCAACGCGACCACCATCCTGCTATCCCTGGGCGGTTTGGCGCTGGCGGCGAGCTACCCGTTCATGAAGCGCTACACCTATTACCCGCAGGTGGTGCTGGGCGCGGCGTTTTCCTGGGGCATGCCGATGGCGTTCACCGCCGAGACCGGCAGCCTGCCCGCCGCTGCGTGGCTGCTGTATATCGCCAACCTGTTGTGGACGGTGGGGTATGACACCTATTACGCCATGACCGACCGTGACGACGACTTGAAGATCGGCGTGAAGTCCACCGCCATTCTGTTTGGCGATGCGGACCGCGTGATCATCCTGACCCTGCAAGGGCTATCGCTGGTGTGCCTGTTGCTGGCAGGGTCGCGGTTTGAACTCGGTGGCTGGTTCCACTTGGGGCTGTTGGCGGCAGCGGGGTGTTTTGCCTGGGAGTTCTGGTATACGCGGGACAAGGATCGGATGAAGTGCTTCAAGGCGTTCCTGCATAACCATTGGGCAGGGTTGGCGATTTTTGTGGGGATTGTGTTGGATTACGCGTTGCGCTGA
- a CDS encoding phosphate ABC transporter ATP-binding protein: MQHDTHTHGINMSALGRDKQSLSLAQETVAIEVPGLSLYYGEKQALFDVSMNIPKQRVTAFIGPSGCGKSTLLRTFNRMNDLVDGCRVEGAINLYGTNIYRKGEDVAELRRRVGMVFQKPNPFPKTIYENVVYGLRIQGINKKRILDEAVEWALKGAALWDEVKDRLHDSALGLSGGQQQRLVIARTIAVEPEVLLLDEPCSALDPISTLKVEELIYELKSKFTIVIVTHNMQQAARVSDYTAFMYMGKLVEFGDTDTLFTNPAKKQTEDYITGRYG; this comes from the coding sequence ATGCAACACGACACCCACACCCACGGCATCAACATGTCTGCCCTGGGTCGCGACAAGCAGAGCCTGAGCCTGGCCCAGGAAACCGTGGCCATTGAAGTGCCGGGCCTGAGCCTGTACTACGGTGAAAAGCAGGCGCTGTTCGACGTCAGCATGAACATCCCCAAGCAGCGCGTGACCGCCTTCATCGGCCCGTCGGGCTGCGGCAAGTCCACGCTGCTGCGCACCTTCAACCGTATGAACGACCTGGTAGACGGTTGCCGTGTTGAAGGTGCCATCAACCTCTACGGCACCAACATCTATCGCAAAGGCGAGGACGTAGCCGAGTTGCGTCGCCGCGTGGGCATGGTGTTCCAGAAGCCGAACCCATTCCCCAAGACCATCTACGAAAACGTGGTCTACGGCCTGCGCATCCAGGGCATCAACAAGAAACGCATCCTCGACGAAGCCGTGGAATGGGCGCTCAAGGGCGCGGCGCTGTGGGACGAAGTAAAAGACCGCCTGCATGATTCGGCACTCGGCCTGTCCGGCGGCCAGCAGCAGCGTCTGGTGATTGCACGTACCATCGCCGTGGAGCCCGAAGTCCTGCTGCTCGACGAACCTTGCTCGGCACTCGACCCGATCTCGACACTGAAGGTTGAAGAGCTGATCTACGAGCTCAAATCCAAGTTCACCATCGTTATCGTGACCCACAACATGCAGCAGGCGGCGCGGGTGTCCGACTACACCGCGTTCATGTACATGGGCAAGCTGGTGGAGTTTGGCGATACCGATACCCTGTTCACCAATCCGGCGAAGAAGCAGACCGAAGACTACATCACCGGTCGCTACGGCTAG